In Parasegetibacter sp. NRK P23, a single genomic region encodes these proteins:
- the recG gene encoding ATP-dependent DNA helicase RecG, translated as MFAPIERNNSILSTPIEYLKGVGPLRADMLKKELQLFTFKDLLEFFPYRHVDKTQVRKIAEITPNTDYIQVAGVLYDMQIQGEKKGKRLTAFLKDGTGILELTWFQGISWVQKTIVPGQQYLVFGKTGFFMGKPQMVHPELEVFSPAAKEGKSFLEPVYPSTEKLKARGLSGRAISKLSFELLNKVPATELKENLPESLLKEHQLMPRYLAYRNAHFPVDTAHFDAAIRRLKFEEFFYAQLRLNLVKSQRHRFSRGVVFDKVGALFNTFYHEHLPFDLTGAQKRVLKEIRQDTAQGKQMNRLLQGDVGSGKTIVALLSMLLAADNGFQACLMAPTEILSRQHYEGISALLSQMPVKVALLTGSLKAAQKKKILASVLSGETNFLIGTHALIEDKVQFSNLGLVVVDEQHRFGVEQRAKLWKKAAIPPHVLVMTATPIPRTLAMTAYGDLDYSVMDELPPGRQPVHTVHRYEDARPRVMQFIRAEIDKGRQAYIIFPLIEESDKLDYENLMKGYENVKAWFPEPKYWISMVHGRQPAEQKETNMQRFVRNDTQIMVSTTVIEVGVNVPNASVMVIENAEKFGLSQLHQLRGRVGRGAEKSFCILLTGLKITNDARERLTTMCKTNNGFEIAEKDLELRGPGDIEGTRQSGALNFKLSDIVQDKPILEIAKTAAEKIVAADPELNSAENLLVKDHLRSLKGKTEWSKIS; from the coding sequence ATCTTTGCACCCATCGAACGCAACAATTCCATATTATCCACACCCATCGAATACCTCAAAGGTGTTGGTCCGCTCCGTGCGGATATGCTGAAGAAAGAATTGCAGTTGTTCACTTTTAAGGACCTGCTGGAATTTTTCCCTTACCGCCATGTGGACAAAACACAGGTAAGAAAGATAGCGGAAATCACCCCGAATACCGACTACATCCAGGTGGCCGGGGTATTGTACGATATGCAGATTCAAGGGGAGAAGAAGGGGAAACGGTTGACGGCCTTCCTCAAAGATGGTACGGGAATACTTGAACTGACCTGGTTCCAGGGCATATCCTGGGTGCAGAAGACGATCGTTCCCGGGCAGCAATACCTTGTTTTCGGTAAAACAGGTTTCTTCATGGGGAAACCACAGATGGTGCATCCGGAACTCGAAGTTTTTTCTCCCGCCGCGAAGGAAGGGAAATCGTTCCTGGAACCCGTTTATCCCAGTACCGAAAAACTAAAGGCCCGTGGATTAAGCGGCCGCGCCATCTCCAAACTAAGTTTTGAACTGCTCAACAAGGTGCCCGCCACTGAACTGAAGGAGAACCTGCCCGAGTCATTGTTGAAGGAACACCAGTTGATGCCCCGTTACCTGGCGTACAGGAACGCCCATTTCCCGGTGGACACCGCACATTTCGACGCGGCCATCCGCAGGTTGAAATTTGAAGAGTTCTTCTACGCGCAGCTCCGGCTGAACCTGGTGAAATCGCAACGGCACCGCTTCTCACGGGGTGTGGTATTCGATAAAGTGGGAGCGCTGTTCAATACGTTCTACCATGAGCATCTTCCTTTCGACCTAACGGGCGCGCAGAAACGCGTATTGAAAGAAATAAGACAGGATACAGCGCAGGGCAAACAAATGAACCGCCTTTTGCAGGGTGATGTGGGGAGCGGTAAAACCATTGTGGCCCTGCTCTCGATGCTGCTGGCCGCCGACAATGGTTTCCAGGCCTGCCTCATGGCGCCCACTGAAATACTTTCGCGCCAGCATTACGAAGGAATCTCAGCGCTGTTGAGCCAAATGCCGGTGAAGGTAGCCTTGCTTACCGGGAGTCTGAAGGCCGCGCAAAAGAAAAAAATACTGGCCTCGGTGCTTTCGGGAGAAACCAACTTCCTGATCGGTACCCACGCATTGATAGAAGATAAGGTGCAGTTCAGTAACCTTGGACTGGTTGTGGTAGACGAACAACACCGCTTCGGGGTAGAACAAAGGGCGAAACTCTGGAAGAAAGCGGCCATTCCCCCGCACGTGCTGGTAATGACGGCCACGCCCATCCCCAGAACACTGGCGATGACCGCTTACGGCGATCTTGATTACAGTGTCATGGACGAACTTCCACCCGGAAGGCAACCTGTGCACACCGTTCACCGTTATGAAGATGCAAGGCCCAGGGTAATGCAGTTCATCCGCGCCGAAATTGATAAGGGGCGACAGGCATACATCATTTTCCCGCTGATCGAAGAATCGGATAAACTGGATTACGAGAACCTGATGAAGGGGTATGAAAATGTGAAAGCCTGGTTCCCTGAACCGAAATACTGGATCAGCATGGTGCATGGCCGCCAGCCTGCGGAACAAAAAGAAACCAACATGCAACGGTTTGTGCGCAATGATACTCAGATCATGGTGAGCACCACCGTGATAGAAGTGGGGGTGAATGTGCCGAACGCCAGTGTGATGGTGATTGAAAACGCGGAAAAATTCGGACTTTCACAACTGCATCAACTGAGAGGACGGGTGGGAAGGGGGGCAGAAAAAAGTTTTTGCATACTTTTAACAGGGCTCAAAATAACAAATGACGCCAGGGAACGGTTAACAACGATGTGCAAAACCAACAACGGTTTTGAGATCGCCGAAAAAGACCTGGAGTTAAGAGGCCCGGGAGATATTGAAGGCACCCGCCAGAGCGGCGCGCTGAACTTCAAACTGTCGGATATCGTACAAGACAAACCCATCCTTGAAATCGCCAAAACTGCTGCAGAGAAAATAGTTGCCGCCGATCCCGAACTTAATTCGGCCGAAAATTTGCTGGTAAAAGATCACCTGCGATCCCTGAAAGGCAAAACCGAATGGAGTAAGATATCGTAG